A region of Nostoc sp. 'Peltigera membranacea cyanobiont' N6 DNA encodes the following proteins:
- a CDS encoding DNA sulfur modification protein DndB, which yields MFELVIKGVPVQRGSLGEQISYVASITFGDVVRLLNDGHLYIPNIAELPDFAQRKLNQTRVKAIARYILETYQNGTTFFPPICVNVQPSPTYRDGNIYLPYHSVSLRLTDGQHRCYGIRQALQDIQAQESEYAIILSQLEIGVLIYAGLSLEEERQAFRDQNLLVQRPSVSLSHAFDKRSPTVLIAKDLICRVPQFRDNVETVENGLGKHNPKLLTLSTLVTATQRMFPNLKSQTDLESLIDWATTFWAATASIIPNDPWRMMNKQERATQRQELLAVSAVVFQALGMLAHDLLVERVPAEDLVKWLSRLQELDWQRDSQLWRERGVTQVGASGEPIISNTKTNVDACHRVLREFVGIISMSNVS from the coding sequence ATGTTTGAACTCGTTATAAAAGGCGTTCCCGTACAGCGTGGTTCTCTGGGTGAACAAATAAGTTATGTTGCCAGTATTACTTTTGGTGATGTTGTCCGACTGTTAAATGACGGTCATCTTTATATCCCAAACATTGCAGAGTTGCCAGACTTTGCTCAACGCAAACTTAACCAGACGCGAGTTAAGGCGATCGCTCGGTATATTCTGGAGACTTATCAAAATGGAACTACGTTTTTCCCGCCGATTTGCGTTAACGTTCAGCCATCCCCAACTTACAGAGATGGCAATATCTACCTTCCTTACCATTCGGTTAGTTTGCGTTTAACCGACGGTCAGCATCGATGCTATGGCATTCGCCAAGCATTGCAAGACATACAGGCACAAGAGTCGGAGTATGCGATTATCCTTTCACAATTAGAAATTGGCGTATTGATATATGCAGGACTCTCATTAGAAGAGGAACGCCAAGCTTTCCGCGACCAAAATCTATTAGTCCAAAGACCAAGTGTGTCGCTATCCCATGCCTTTGACAAGCGATCGCCCACGGTTTTAATCGCCAAGGACTTGATCTGCCGAGTTCCTCAGTTTCGTGACAATGTGGAGACGGTGGAAAACGGCTTAGGTAAGCACAATCCCAAGTTACTTACCTTATCAACCTTAGTCACCGCTACTCAACGCATGTTCCCCAATTTAAAATCTCAAACCGATTTGGAATCTCTGATTGATTGGGCGACAACATTCTGGGCAGCAACCGCAAGCATTATCCCTAACGATCCTTGGAGGATGATGAATAAACAGGAACGTGCTACCCAAAGACAGGAGTTACTAGCAGTCAGTGCTGTTGTTTTTCAAGCCTTGGGTATGTTAGCTCATGATTTGTTAGTAGAAAGAGTTCCGGCGGAAGATTTGGTTAAGTGGTTGAGTAGACTGCAAGAACTAGATTGGCAGCGCGACTCCCAACTGTGGCGAGAACGAGGAGTAACCCAAGTTGGTGCAAGTGGAGAACCAATCATTTCCAACACAAAGACAAATGTTGATGCTTGCCATCGGGTTTTGCGTGAATTTGTCGGTATTATTTCTATGAGCAATGTATCGTGA
- a CDS encoding ATP-dependent helicase: protein MIDLTTFHQYLVQPTARGYDLDEKQKEAVKYGDGPLWLLAGPGSGKSEVLVTRTLKLLCVDGVDPGSILLTTFTDKAARNLQDRLATYLAALQNAEPNLKDVDLANIRIGTLHSLCNEILQEYRYPNYQNFRLLNQVEQDLFTYQYTDISNSKDLAFWQHFSYAVRDWRNPDYPPNKWLRAKAAVTLFNHIVEDYVDIQLMLNAGEHWATLAKFYQQYAQAIKDKYRCDFAHLQECFLNFITSDVGHNFLQGSEHNPPLLYVLVDEYQDTNPIQEQIYLALANQSPHNITVVGDDDQALYRFRGGNVTCMVNFDQACMAKFNQSPHQIQLDNNYRSHPEIVNFFNHYITSFPEMIAPGVRAPGKAPVKSASSIAGAYPAVSWIQTKKVGDLANTFAEFITNHLIGDKIISDLSQCVLLLRSAKDSPLNAGKFIAAFQQNGIPIYNPRSKSFMESEEVQCLLAALVQVIDQNHTFQVKTDPQGKPFSWIPTIQQWFNTLDSVRNNPDIATKLLYDYLDKSNAQLPQICANSLNKMNQGRFLKLNLLEIIYRILSLEPFRTWRQEPIKNLRLAKVTRLFEGYNSFKLDVLQSNTAGNYIDDSFLNRLYNMFIGYLIETGIDDDEDDEIIVPPGSLPIMTIHQSKGLEFPFVFVVMKLGREGKVGAAQMLEQTLAPFRQSLYSRATRNPEDLAIEDDIRLLYVAYSRAQNGLILIGTSDQIKKHISVPNRNNQEFKRNTFTLKI, encoded by the coding sequence ATGATTGATTTAACAACCTTTCACCAGTATCTAGTTCAACCCACAGCTCGTGGCTATGACCTAGATGAAAAACAGAAAGAAGCTGTAAAGTATGGCGATGGGCCTTTGTGGCTTCTAGCGGGGCCTGGATCTGGCAAGAGTGAGGTGCTAGTAACACGAACTTTAAAATTGCTCTGTGTAGATGGTGTTGACCCAGGCTCCATTCTCTTAACTACGTTTACTGATAAAGCAGCACGTAACCTTCAAGATCGGTTGGCAACGTACCTAGCGGCACTACAAAATGCAGAGCCTAATCTGAAAGATGTGGATTTAGCTAATATTAGAATTGGAACATTGCACAGTTTATGTAATGAGATTCTTCAAGAATATCGCTATCCAAATTATCAGAATTTTCGCCTTCTTAATCAAGTTGAACAAGATTTATTTACCTATCAGTATACTGATATTTCAAATTCTAAAGATTTAGCTTTTTGGCAACATTTTAGTTATGCTGTGCGCGATTGGCGTAATCCCGACTATCCTCCCAATAAATGGCTGCGGGCTAAGGCAGCAGTCACACTTTTTAACCACATTGTAGAAGACTACGTTGATATACAATTAATGCTCAATGCTGGCGAACATTGGGCAACTTTAGCAAAATTTTATCAGCAGTATGCTCAAGCTATAAAGGATAAATATCGTTGTGACTTCGCTCATCTCCAAGAGTGTTTTCTTAACTTCATCACCTCTGATGTAGGACACAATTTTTTGCAGGGAAGCGAGCATAATCCTCCTTTGCTATACGTATTAGTTGATGAATACCAAGATACTAACCCGATTCAAGAGCAAATTTACTTAGCCCTAGCTAATCAATCACCACACAATATCACAGTAGTTGGCGATGACGATCAAGCTTTATATCGTTTCCGAGGTGGAAATGTCACCTGTATGGTGAATTTTGATCAAGCTTGTATGGCTAAATTTAATCAATCTCCTCATCAAATTCAGCTTGATAACAACTACCGTTCTCATCCTGAGATTGTCAATTTTTTTAACCACTACATTACCTCATTTCCAGAAATGATAGCCCCAGGAGTTCGCGCTCCTGGGAAAGCTCCAGTGAAAAGTGCTTCATCTATCGCTGGTGCTTATCCTGCCGTTTCTTGGATTCAAACAAAGAAGGTAGGTGATTTAGCCAATACATTTGCTGAATTTATAACTAATCATTTGATAGGTGATAAAATTATCTCTGACCTAAGTCAATGCGTTTTGCTGCTACGAAGTGCTAAAGATTCGCCACTAAACGCTGGTAAATTTATTGCAGCATTCCAGCAGAATGGAATTCCTATCTATAATCCTCGGTCAAAGTCTTTTATGGAAAGTGAAGAAGTTCAGTGTTTACTAGCAGCGCTGGTTCAAGTGATTGATCAAAATCACACTTTTCAGGTGAAAACAGATCCGCAGGGTAAACCTTTTTCATGGATTCCAACAATTCAGCAATGGTTTAATACTCTTGATAGCGTAAGAAATAACCCTGATATCGCTACAAAATTACTCTATGATTACCTAGACAAGAGTAATGCACAATTGCCACAAATATGTGCAAATAGCCTAAATAAGATGAATCAAGGTAGATTCCTCAAACTAAATTTATTAGAAATCATTTATCGCATTCTTTCGCTGGAACCATTTCGGACATGGAGGCAAGAGCCAATAAAAAACTTACGTCTTGCTAAAGTTACTCGTCTTTTTGAAGGTTATAACAGTTTTAAGTTAGATGTTTTACAATCTAATACTGCTGGAAATTACATAGATGATAGTTTTCTTAATAGACTATATAATATGTTTATTGGCTACTTAATTGAAACGGGTATTGATGATGATGAAGATGATGAGATTATTGTTCCTCCTGGATCTTTACCCATTATGACAATTCATCAGTCAAAAGGTTTAGAGTTTCCTTTTGTATTTGTTGTGATGAAGTTAGGTAGAGAAGGAAAAGTTGGAGCAGCACAAATGCTTGAGCAAACTTTAGCTCCCTTTCGACAATCTCTTTATTCAAGAGCTACTAGAAACCCAGAAGATTTAGCTATAGAAGATGATATCCGGTTGCTTTATGTAGCTTATTCACGCGCACAGAATGGTTTGATTTTGATCGGTACATCAGACCAGATTAAAAAGCATATTTCTGTACCTAATCGTAATAATCAGGAGTTTAAGCGTAACACATTCACTCTTAAAATATAA
- a CDS encoding PD-(D/E)XK nuclease family protein: protein MVIDRVKPFQGISISSPKTPNIKRRYSVTQDIVAFRRCARQYGAFNVHKYAPAYQTQTYFGTILHQVLDRCHAHFNGKINPLTKGTLPDNGSILSNDEINDYFDELKQAEKAKKLLVPPSDIVKYFIEVENGLKSQGIQAITQDIRLKAVKLLQYFNALEGPELYKRVKDTEHRLQADRTTHILHGVVDLLVDTPNAIDNPAHCEMWDYKGSSFLNINRQDLENYEFQMRVYAKLYELKHGVFPGKAILYFLNELDGDTCPTQRPVNALLEVSIKHR from the coding sequence ATGGTTATAGATAGAGTAAAACCCTTTCAAGGTATTTCAATTTCTTCACCCAAAACACCAAATATAAAACGTCGTTATAGCGTTACCCAAGATATAGTTGCATTTAGACGATGCGCTCGTCAATATGGCGCTTTTAATGTCCATAAATATGCACCAGCTTATCAAACGCAGACTTACTTTGGTACTATTCTTCACCAAGTTTTAGATCGCTGTCATGCTCATTTTAATGGAAAGATAAACCCTTTAACGAAAGGTACTCTACCAGACAATGGAAGCATCCTAAGCAATGACGAAATTAATGATTACTTTGATGAGCTTAAACAGGCAGAAAAAGCAAAAAAATTATTAGTACCTCCAAGTGATATTGTCAAGTATTTTATTGAGGTTGAAAATGGTTTAAAAAGTCAAGGAATTCAAGCAATAACCCAAGATATTCGACTAAAGGCTGTAAAATTACTTCAATACTTTAATGCTCTTGAAGGGCCGGAACTTTACAAACGAGTTAAAGATACAGAGCATCGGTTGCAGGCAGATCGCACTACTCATATTCTTCATGGTGTTGTTGACCTTTTGGTAGATACACCTAACGCAATAGACAACCCTGCACACTGTGAAATGTGGGATTACAAAGGCAGTAGTTTTTTGAATATCAATCGCCAAGACCTAGAAAACTATGAATTCCAAATGCGGGTTTATGCCAAACTTTACGAATTAAAACATGGTGTTTTCCCTGGAAAAGCTATTTTATATTTTCTTAATGAGCTTGATGGTGATACTTGCCCAACTCAACGTCCAGTTAACGCTCTGTTAGAAGTCAGCATTAAACATAGATAG
- a CDS encoding XisI protein — protein sequence MDKLEKYREYIQQLLTKYGSYKPSYGDVEVEQIFDTVRDHYQLVNVGWENKRRVYGCSIHIDIKNEKIWIQWNGTEINIAEELVSMGVPKQDIVIGFHSPYKRQFTDFAVG from the coding sequence ATGGATAAGTTAGAAAAATATAGGGAATACATTCAGCAACTTTTGACAAAATATGGTAGTTACAAACCTTCTTATGGTGATGTAGAAGTAGAACAAATATTTGATACTGTACGCGACCATTATCAACTTGTTAATGTAGGCTGGGAAAATAAACGTCGTGTGTATGGTTGTTCAATACACATTGATATCAAGAATGAAAAAATTTGGATTCAGTGGAATGGAACCGAGATAAATATTGCGGAAGAATTAGTTTCGATGGGTGTTCCCAAACAAGACATTGTTATCGGATTTCATTCACCTTATAAAAGACAGTTTACAGATTTTGCTGTAGGTTAG
- a CDS encoding XisH family protein, protein MSAKDKFHDIVRLALEKDGWNITNDPLYIDFGQVQMRIDLGAEKLLAAEKEGEKIAVEIKSFLNPSAITDFHLALGQFLNYRTALREKEPERNLYLAVDAETYNDFFTLPFLQLQIQEFQLKLVVYDTETEEIVRWIS, encoded by the coding sequence ATGTCAGCGAAGGATAAATTTCACGATATTGTGAGATTAGCTTTGGAAAAAGACGGGTGGAATATTACAAACGACCCTCTGTATATTGATTTTGGTCAAGTTCAGATGCGTATCGATTTGGGAGCAGAGAAGTTACTTGCAGCAGAAAAGGAAGGTGAAAAAATTGCTGTTGAAATCAAAAGTTTTCTAAATCCATCAGCTATCACTGATTTTCATCTTGCTTTAGGACAATTCCTTAACTATCGTACTGCTCTTAGGGAAAAAGAACCAGAACGTAACCTATATTTAGCAGTTGATGCAGAAACTTATAATGATTTTTTTACGCTTCCGTTTCTACAGCTTCAAATTCAAGAATTTCAATTAAAACTGGTAGTTTACGATACTGAAACTGAGGAGATAGTAAGATGGATAAGTTAG
- a CDS encoding WD40 repeat domain-containing protein, with protein sequence MRDKSKVTHVTFSPDENTIASSSYDGTIKLWSLDGREIRTLKQGYKDKVLSITYSPDGKIIASASHSIIKLWNQQGQELQSIKALNCGVITFSPNSKVIASGANGEIKIWRCLDGREIQSLSPFMKGVYNKIAYSLCFSHDGNMIASTFGDRIVLWFITLIIY encoded by the coding sequence ATCCGGGATAAGAGCAAAGTTACACATGTTACTTTTAGCCCTGATGAAAATACCATTGCTTCTAGTAGTTATGATGGAACAATTAAGCTTTGGAGTTTAGATGGTAGAGAAATACGAACTCTCAAACAAGGCTATAAAGATAAAGTTTTGAGTATTACTTATAGTCCTGATGGAAAAATCATTGCTTCTGCTAGTCATTCAATAATTAAACTTTGGAACCAACAAGGTCAGGAACTACAAAGTATTAAAGCTCTAAACTGTGGGGTTATAACTTTTAGTCCCAATAGCAAAGTAATAGCTTCTGGTGCAAATGGAGAAATTAAAATTTGGCGTTGTCTAGATGGTCGTGAGATACAAAGTCTATCGCCATTCATGAAGGGGGTATATAATAAAATCGCTTACAGCCTTTGTTTTAGTCATGATGGAAACATGATTGCTTCTACTTTTGGCGATAGAATTGTTTTATGGTTTATAACCCTAATAATATACTAG
- a CDS encoding ParM/StbA family protein — MSNIHTLQKIFPAGFDNGYGSLKLLVDGFEVVRVPSYITNAEMEDVPGRVVFNGTAYTVGESAYRTGNYFDRNTDNNENKVNNALLTLLGALAHLPHRKAWHLKLVVSLHDVGLAEELQKVLNGEYQPILAGKQSDVKVEVLKVVLEGMGALFGHPLPKKLTILDFGNGTTLYSRYNRGQREVHTAYPIGVEVLIDDISQKMKHLNGGKIGDPSIIRFCLEMGHTRYSRDIDIKDIYSASLKDWYEKYLKKVVNLTLDAKHQGDEIWAIGGGCLLPGFKKLLEKNGFKILDNPVEANVSGLLEMAKTITSKNPTTTSLK, encoded by the coding sequence ATGTCAAACATTCACACGTTGCAAAAAATTTTTCCTGCGGGTTTCGATAACGGTTACGGAAGTCTCAAACTTTTAGTCGATGGCTTTGAAGTAGTTCGTGTCCCCAGCTATATAACTAATGCCGAGATGGAAGATGTACCCGGACGTGTAGTTTTTAACGGCACTGCTTACACAGTTGGAGAGTCTGCTTACCGTACAGGAAATTATTTTGACCGCAACACAGACAACAATGAAAATAAAGTCAATAATGCGTTGTTGACTTTATTGGGTGCATTGGCACATCTCCCACACCGTAAGGCTTGGCACTTAAAATTAGTCGTCAGCTTACATGATGTTGGTCTGGCTGAAGAATTACAAAAAGTACTCAATGGAGAATATCAGCCAATACTTGCTGGCAAGCAATCAGACGTGAAAGTAGAAGTGCTGAAAGTTGTACTAGAGGGTATGGGTGCATTATTTGGGCATCCACTACCCAAAAAATTAACCATTTTAGACTTTGGCAATGGAACAACCCTCTATTCTCGTTACAACCGGGGTCAGCGAGAAGTTCACACTGCTTACCCCATCGGTGTAGAAGTTCTCATCGATGATATATCCCAAAAGATGAAACATTTGAATGGCGGAAAAATCGGAGATCCTTCCATTATCCGATTTTGTTTGGAAATGGGGCATACCCGATACAGCCGTGACATCGATATTAAAGATATATACAGTGCTTCTTTAAAAGATTGGTATGAAAAATACTTGAAGAAAGTGGTGAATTTGACACTTGATGCCAAGCACCAGGGCGATGAAATCTGGGCGATTGGTGGAGGTTGCCTCTTACCAGGATTTAAGAAGCTGTTGGAGAAAAACGGCTTCAAAATTCTGGATAATCCGGTGGAAGCTAATGTCTCTGGGCTTTTAGAGATGGCAAAAACCATCACCAGCAAGAATCCAACTACTACATCTCTTAAGTAA
- a CDS encoding ParB/RepB/Spo0J family partition protein, producing the protein MNKPRQSLTQGLSASIAQKFITDPKSVESSQTLSIQQIKLPAKQPRRYFAPDKQSQLVQSIKDHGILEPLLVRPLKNGTYELVAGERRYRAAQEIGLSELPVVFRDLDDQQALQIALIENLQREDLNPVEETEAILELISLKLKISTEEVSSILNRANHAKNRHQQLEENVFLQLQVIESVLSGLGKFSSESFRTSRLPLLNLPIDILTALREGKIEFTKARAIAQVKNEEQRKTLLNLAVSQNLSFREIKQKIQELNVIEQDNPPTKVYVQRYSKIGKQLKKTSVWNDPNKRAKLDKLLSQLEELVGKADE; encoded by the coding sequence ATGAATAAACCAAGACAATCACTAACTCAAGGACTCTCTGCCTCCATTGCCCAAAAATTCATCACTGATCCAAAAAGTGTCGAATCTTCTCAAACATTATCTATTCAACAAATTAAACTTCCTGCCAAGCAACCCCGTCGTTACTTTGCTCCAGATAAACAATCTCAATTAGTCCAATCAATTAAAGATCATGGGATTCTAGAACCTTTACTAGTTCGTCCATTAAAAAATGGGACTTATGAGTTAGTTGCTGGAGAAAGGCGATATCGAGCAGCCCAGGAAATTGGATTGAGTGAGCTTCCTGTCGTTTTTAGAGACTTAGACGATCAACAAGCTCTCCAAATTGCTCTTATAGAAAACCTCCAACGTGAGGATCTTAACCCAGTTGAAGAAACGGAGGCAATTCTTGAGCTGATTTCACTCAAACTCAAGATCAGCACCGAAGAGGTTAGTTCTATACTGAATCGTGCTAATCACGCAAAAAACCGTCATCAACAATTGGAGGAAAACGTTTTCCTCCAACTTCAAGTTATCGAATCAGTCTTATCTGGGTTAGGAAAATTTTCGTCAGAATCCTTTCGTACCAGTCGTTTACCATTGCTAAATCTGCCTATTGATATTTTGACAGCACTCCGTGAAGGTAAAATAGAGTTTACAAAGGCTAGAGCGATCGCACAAGTTAAAAATGAAGAACAGCGAAAAACCTTGCTCAACCTAGCAGTATCCCAAAACTTGAGTTTCAGAGAAATTAAGCAAAAAATCCAGGAACTCAATGTCATTGAACAAGACAATCCACCTACTAAAGTCTATGTTCAGAGGTATTCTAAAATCGGAAAACAACTTAAAAAAACATCTGTTTGGAATGATCCCAACAAACGAGCGAAGTTAGATAAACTACTCTCTCAACTAGAAGAGTTGGTGGGAAAAGCTGATGAATAG
- a CDS encoding AAA family ATPase, whose protein sequence is MPIIAIINQKGGAGKSTVSVHLARWLQKQGKSVLLVDADAQCSSSKWLKRLEQVIPCQIIQAPDALLDELPKLNESYTWIIADGPAALSETTRALVLTADLAIIPCQPAGIDLESASDTVHLIQQAQRIRRGEPKAVMFVNRAVKGTKLKDEAVEVLQLMPNVTVLENVLHQRQIIADCYGQNSTIFDLPGSTAGIARREIEQLFKKSLEVLNE, encoded by the coding sequence ATGCCGATCATCGCAATTATCAATCAAAAAGGAGGAGCAGGTAAATCAACAGTTTCTGTTCATCTTGCACGATGGCTACAAAAACAAGGTAAATCAGTGCTACTTGTAGATGCTGATGCTCAATGCTCATCTTCTAAGTGGCTAAAACGATTAGAACAAGTTATTCCTTGTCAGATTATTCAAGCGCCTGATGCACTATTGGATGAGTTACCTAAGCTAAATGAATCATATACATGGATTATTGCTGATGGGCCTGCCGCTCTCTCTGAAACAACCAGAGCATTAGTTTTAACTGCTGATTTAGCAATTATTCCATGCCAACCTGCTGGTATTGACCTTGAAAGTGCTTCTGATACTGTACATTTGATTCAACAAGCGCAAAGGATTCGGCGAGGAGAACCTAAAGCCGTAATGTTTGTCAATCGTGCAGTTAAAGGAACTAAATTGAAAGATGAAGCAGTAGAAGTACTTCAATTGATGCCAAATGTCACAGTTTTAGAAAATGTACTTCATCAACGACAGATCATCGCCGACTGCTATGGACAAAATTCTACTATCTTTGATTTACCTGGATCAACAGCCGGAATCGCTAGACGTGAAATTGAACAATTATTCAAAAAATCCTTGGAGGTTTTGAATGAATAA
- a CDS encoding RpoD/SigA family RNA polymerase sigma factor yields MPSPTTDLVRSYLKEIGRYPLLTPEQEITNARLVQQMMTIEQQRQAISLKLNRQPTARELAISFGQSEAEVESIVQQGQKAKQKMVTANLRLVVSIAKKYQNHNLEFLDLIQEGTLGLQKGVEKFDPNKGYKLSTYAYWWIRQEITRAIAEKSRTIRLPTHLTERLNKIKKVQRESFQKLGRYATVTEIAEELNLKPNQVREYLSVSKQPVSLDLRVGDNQDTELLDILPDESISSDERLTKELLRLDLNNLLASLPPIQREILTLRFGLENDHQLSLTQVGDRLNLSRERIRQLEHKALTILRREQSDIREYLN; encoded by the coding sequence ATGCCCAGCCCAACTACCGACTTAGTTCGCTCGTACTTAAAAGAAATCGGACGCTATCCTCTGCTAACTCCTGAGCAAGAAATTACAAACGCTAGGCTTGTGCAGCAGATGATGACGATTGAGCAGCAACGGCAAGCGATCTCACTTAAACTTAACCGACAACCAACTGCAAGAGAATTAGCTATCTCGTTTGGGCAAAGTGAAGCTGAAGTAGAGTCAATCGTTCAACAAGGCCAAAAGGCTAAACAGAAAATGGTGACAGCGAACCTGCGGCTAGTGGTTTCTATTGCTAAGAAATACCAGAACCACAATTTAGAATTCCTCGATTTAATTCAGGAAGGTACACTTGGTTTGCAAAAAGGGGTAGAGAAGTTCGACCCTAACAAAGGCTACAAACTATCAACCTATGCTTACTGGTGGATTCGTCAGGAAATCACACGTGCAATTGCAGAAAAATCTCGTACTATTCGATTGCCAACTCATCTAACCGAAAGACTTAATAAAATTAAAAAAGTACAGCGAGAAAGCTTTCAAAAGCTTGGTCGCTATGCTACTGTCACCGAAATTGCTGAAGAGTTAAATTTAAAGCCTAACCAGGTTCGAGAATATCTCAGTGTCTCGAAGCAGCCAGTTTCTCTGGATTTGCGTGTGGGAGACAATCAAGACACTGAGCTATTGGATATCTTACCTGATGAGAGCATTTCCTCAGACGAACGGCTCACCAAGGAACTGTTGCGCCTTGATTTGAATAATCTGCTGGCATCCCTACCCCCTATACAACGAGAAATACTAACTCTACGTTTTGGGTTAGAGAATGATCATCAACTAAGCTTAACTCAAGTTGGCGATCGCTTAAACTTGAGTCGAGAACGAATCCGTCAGCTTGAGCATAAAGCTTTAACAATTCTGCGTCGTGAACAAAGTGATATAAGAGAGTATCTTAATTAA